A genomic window from Populus nigra chromosome 7, ddPopNigr1.1, whole genome shotgun sequence includes:
- the LOC133699771 gene encoding protein TRANSPORT INHIBITOR RESPONSE 1-like, which translates to MGPNPKMKREFLDSTRSSPFPDEVLERVLSLLKSHKDRSAVSLVCKDWYNAESWSRTHVFIGNCYSVSPEIVARRFPIIKSVTLKGKPRFSDFNLVPENWGADVHPWLVVFATKYPFLEELRLKRMAVSDESLEFLAVNFPNFKILSLLSCDGFSTDGLAAIATHCKSLTQLDIQENGIDDKSGGWLSCFPENFTSLEVLNFANLNTDVNFDALERLVSRCKSLKVLKVNKSISLEHLQRLLVSAPQLTELGTGSFTPELTTRQYAELESAFNQCKSLHTLSGLWEATALYLPVLYPVCSNLTFLNLSYTFLQSLELASLLRQCPRLRRLWVLDTVGDKGLEAVGSNCPLLEELRVFPADPFDEEIIHGVTEAGFVAVSYGCRRLHYVLYFCRQMTNAAVATIVQNCPDFTHFRLCIMNPGQPDYLTNEPMDEAFGAVVRTCTKLQRLSVSGLLTDLTFEYIGQYAKNLETLSVAFAGSSDRGMQCVLEGCPKLRKLEIRDCPFGNAALLSGLEKYESMRSLWMSACNVTMNGCRLLAREMPRLNVEVMKEDGSDDSQADKVYVYRSVVGPRRDAPPCVLTLSGL; encoded by the exons ATGGGTCCAAATCCAAAGATGAAAAGGGAATTTCTTGACTCAACAAGGTCATCACCATTCCCAGATGAAGTACTGGAACGAGTTCTTTCACTCTTGAAATCACACAAAGATCGTAGCGCAGTGTCTTTAGTATGCAAGGACTGGTACAACGCAGAAAGCTGGTCAAGAACTCATGTTTTTATAGGAAACTGTTATTCAGTCTCTCCTGAAATTGTTGCACGTAGATTTCCAATAATTAAGAGTGTTACTCTTAAAGGGAAGCCAAGATTTTCTGATTTTAATCTAGTGCCTGAAAACTGGGGAGCTGATGTTCATCCTTGGCTTGTAGTTTTTGCAACGAAGTATCCGTTTTTGGAAGAGCTTAGGCTTAAGAGAATGGCTGTTAGTGATGAAAGTTTGGAGTTTTTGGCTGTTAATTTTCCTAATTTTAAGATTCTTTCTCTGTTGAGCTGTGATGGGTTTAGTACTGATGGGCTTGCTGCTATTGCCACTCATTGCAA GAGTTTGACTCAGCTTGACATACAAGAGAATGGCATTGATGACAAGAGTGGTGGTTGGTTAAGCTGCTTCCCTGAAAACTTCACATCATTGGAAGTACTAAACTTTGCCAATCTGAATACTGATGTCAATTTCGATGCACTTGAGAGACTTGTAAGTAGGTGCAAGTCACTAAAGGTTCTGAAGGTCAACAAAAGTATTTCTTTGGAACACCTACAAAGGCTGTTAGTTTCTGCTCCACAATTAACAGAGCTTGGCACTGGTTCATTCACACCAGAGCTCACAACTCGGCAGTATGCGGAGCTTGAAAGTGCATTTAACCAGTGCAAGAGTTTACATACCCTTTCAGGTTTATGGGAGGCAACAGCACTATATCTACCAGTTCTGTACCCTGTCTGCTCAAACTTGACTTTCTTAAACCTGAGCTATACTTTTCTGCAAAGTCTTGAACTTGCTAGTCTTCTCCGTCAATGTCCACGACTTAGACGCCTCTGG GTCCTGGACACTGTGGGGGACAAAGGGCTGGAGGCTGTTGGATCCAACTGTCCATTGCTTGAGGAGCTCCGTGTCTTCCCCGCTGATCCCTTTGATGAGGAAATTATCCACGGGGTGACTGAAGCAGGGTTTGTTGCTGTCTCTTATGGATGTCGAAGACTCCACTATGTTCTCTACTTTTGCCGGCAGATGACTAATGCTGCAGTAGCAACCATTGTGCAGAACTGCCCTGATTTCACCCACTTTCGTCTTTGCATAATGAATCCAGGCCAACCGGATTACTTGACAAATGAACCTATGGACGAGGCATTTGGGGCAGTGGTAAGGACTTGCACTAAACTACAGAGGCTTTCTGTTTCAGGTCTCTTGACAGACCTGACATTTGAATATATTGGGCAGTATGCCAAAAATCTGGAAACTCTGTCTGTGGCTTTTGCGGGCAGTAGTGATAGGGGGATGCAGTGTGTGCTAGAAGGTTGTCCAAAGTTGAGGAAACTTGAGATAAGGGACTGTCCATTTGGAAATGCAGCACTTCTTTCAGGTTTGGAGAAGTATGAGTCTATGAGGTCACTTTGGATGTCAGCCTGCAATGTGACAATGAATGGCTGTCGGTTATTGGCAAGGGAGATGCCCAGATTGAATGTTGAAGTAATGAAAGAGGATGGAAGTGATGACTCTCAGGCTGATAAAGTTTATGTTTACCGTTCTGTTGTGGGGCCAAGAAGGGATGCTCCACCTTGTGTACTCACTCTCTCAGGTTTATAA
- the LOC133699773 gene encoding dynein light chain 1, cytoplasmic-like produces the protein MLEGKAVVGETDMLQTMQQDALHLAAKALDIFDVTESTDIARFIKKDFDRVHGPGWQCIVGMDFGSFVTHYHGCFIHFSIGNLAILLFKGLGREVVSSPGDC, from the exons ATGTTAGAAGGCAAAGCTGTTGTTGGCGAGACTGACATGCTTCAAACCATGCAGCAGGATGCACTTCACTTAGCTGCGAAGGCCCTTGATATCTTTGATGTTACCGAGTCCACTGATATTGCCCGCTTCATAAAGAAG GACTTTGACAGGGTGCATGGACCAGGATGGCAATGCATTGTGGGGATGGATTTTGGTTCATTTGTGACCCATTACCATGGCTGCTTCATCCATTTCAGCATAGGAAACCTTGCAATCTTGCTTTTCAAAGGTTTGGGAAGAGAAGTTGTATCCAGCCCTGGAGATTGTTGA